One genomic window of Candidatus Kuenenia stuttgartiensis includes the following:
- a CDS encoding DUF58 domain-containing protein: MPENPFDPITLSKIANMELRARLVADAVMSGIHKSPYTGSSIEFLEHKEYSPGNEIKHIDWKVQAKTDKYYVKQFEEETNLKSYLFVDASGSMGYKSKGVSKLEYAITLAASLSYLLLRQSDLVGLVCFREGMKQYVPPRSRLSHFYAIIKTLEGLEAGGASNIGAVLKEFAEKIRHRSLIIIISDFFDNREEIIRQLKYFHFKKNEVLLFHILDPYELTFPFETITYFESMEDDRKILADPKTIKDRYLAEINRFIDQFKKTCLENQIDYWLIDSSTPLDQTLIQFLARRENVLRSIIKI; the protein is encoded by the coding sequence ATGCCTGAAAATCCTTTCGATCCAATAACACTCTCAAAGATTGCGAATATGGAATTGCGCGCAAGGCTGGTAGCGGATGCGGTAATGTCCGGCATTCATAAAAGTCCTTACACCGGTTCCAGCATCGAATTCCTTGAGCATAAAGAGTATTCTCCCGGCAATGAGATAAAACATATTGACTGGAAGGTACAGGCAAAGACTGATAAATATTATGTAAAACAATTCGAGGAAGAAACAAATCTTAAAAGCTACCTCTTTGTCGATGCCAGCGGTTCTATGGGATATAAGTCAAAAGGGGTAAGCAAACTTGAGTATGCAATTACCCTTGCGGCCTCTCTCTCGTATCTGCTGCTAAGGCAGTCCGATCTTGTGGGATTGGTTTGTTTCCGCGAAGGCATGAAGCAGTATGTGCCTCCGCGGTCGAGACTTTCCCATTTTTATGCGATAATCAAAACACTTGAAGGATTAGAGGCTGGTGGTGCATCCAATATCGGCGCCGTTCTTAAAGAATTTGCTGAAAAGATCCGCCATCGTTCATTAATTATCATCATATCTGATTTTTTTGATAATAGGGAAGAAATTATACGGCAATTAAAATATTTCCATTTTAAAAAGAACGAAGTATTATTATTTCACATTCTGGACCCTTATGAACTCACTTTCCCGTTTGAAACGATTACTTATTTCGAATCGATGGAAGATGATAGAAAGATACTGGCAGACCCAAAGACGATAAAAGACCGGTATCTGGCAGAAATAAACCGCTTTATTGATCAATTCAAAAAAACATGCCTGGAAAATCAGATAGATTACTGGCTGATAGATTCTTCCACACCTCTTGACCAAACGTTAATTCAGTTTTTGGCGCGAAGGGAAAATGTCCTCCGTTCAATCATCAAGATATGA
- a CDS encoding YggS family pyridoxal phosphate-dependent enzyme: MSIKENLENVKQNIANAAIKTGKKPEDITLVMATKTVDVDRIREAIKAGGNIIGENKIQEALKKYQELKDEKVEWHFIGHLQTNKVKDALKFAHMIHSVDRLPLAEKLDHRLMQEVRSLDILVQVNTSHEESKYGIEPEKAISLIKQIAKYDTLNIRGLMTIGLFTKDEVKIRKCFKVLKALCDTIVTEGIDRVQMDYLSMGMTNDYQIAIEEGANMVRIGTAIFGARNTPDAYYWPSEKKDQ, from the coding sequence ATGTCGATTAAGGAAAATCTGGAGAATGTAAAACAAAACATCGCCAATGCAGCAATTAAAACAGGGAAGAAGCCGGAAGATATCACCCTGGTTATGGCAACAAAAACGGTGGATGTTGACCGGATACGTGAAGCAATCAAGGCCGGCGGAAATATCATCGGCGAAAACAAAATACAGGAGGCGCTCAAAAAATACCAGGAACTGAAAGATGAAAAGGTGGAATGGCATTTTATTGGGCATTTGCAGACAAATAAAGTAAAAGACGCCCTGAAATTTGCACATATGATACATTCCGTAGACAGACTTCCACTGGCAGAAAAACTCGATCACCGGCTTATGCAGGAAGTGAGGTCGCTTGATATCCTTGTGCAGGTCAATACTTCTCATGAAGAGAGCAAGTATGGCATCGAACCAGAAAAGGCAATATCCCTGATAAAACAAATCGCAAAATATGACACGTTAAATATTCGTGGACTTATGACTATCGGGTTATTTACAAAGGACGAGGTAAAGATCCGGAAGTGCTTCAAAGTGTTGAAAGCACTTTGTGATACTATTGTAACGGAAGGGATCGATAGGGTGCAAATGGACTACCTATCCATGGGGATGACAAATGATTACCAGATAGCTATTGAGGAAGGCGCAAACATGGTAAGAATTGGCACGGCAATTTTCGGGGCAAGAAATACTCCCGATGCATATTACTGGCCATCAGAAAAAAAAGACCAGTGA
- a CDS encoding phosphomannomutase, protein MAHHFKNAEECWRSILSDVKGNANLLSEIKRFAEENTAPAKIVFGTSGWRGEMGTDYTFHTVRIVTTAIIEMFKNASAELLSALGAENFGDIKKRGIIVGHDNRFLGPEFANAVMGLLSKEGIKVYYTGEATTPELSASIEMVNAAGSINLTPSHNPSNYAGFKFNPADGGPAGTEITSVIERNANQLMANNKTIPAILPGDVEKIDTIKLYKDFLLRRGTLDIEKIRRFIQNEDCFICIDHVHGASRKRPASILGESNKISYLRTEDDYLFGGISPEPSARNIQPAMDMLKGRGNRFKLGVVIDPDGDRIRFTDGNRDITINHFGATALHFLHTYKNIFGVLVKSVATSNFGNAIAQKLSIPVKETAVGFKNFRPYMLQKASERAIVAYEESDGITGYNNTLEKDALFGLLIAIEMMAVTGKNISEYLCMLEEEFGAYYPERAGIEVARSLAGEPLAKKLSKLLERFKTGEEFLIGEKKKKIASVITTDGIKIVLDDNSWFLIRPSGTEPKVRFYTETRSQCEAAAMIDAVKSITKEALE, encoded by the coding sequence ATGGCACATCATTTTAAGAATGCGGAAGAATGTTGGAGGTCTATCCTGTCAGATGTAAAAGGAAATGCCAATTTACTGAGTGAAATCAAGAGGTTTGCGGAAGAAAACACCGCTCCGGCAAAGATCGTTTTTGGGACATCCGGCTGGAGAGGAGAAATGGGCACAGACTACACCTTTCATACGGTGCGCATAGTAACCACCGCAATAATTGAAATGTTTAAAAACGCAAGCGCTGAATTACTGAGCGCTTTAGGGGCGGAGAATTTCGGGGATATAAAAAAACGCGGCATAATTGTGGGACACGATAACAGGTTCCTTGGGCCTGAATTTGCAAATGCTGTTATGGGTTTATTGTCTAAGGAAGGCATCAAGGTGTATTACACAGGTGAAGCGACCACACCTGAATTATCAGCCTCTATTGAAATGGTAAATGCCGCCGGCTCGATAAATTTAACCCCTTCGCACAACCCTTCCAATTATGCCGGATTTAAGTTTAATCCGGCCGATGGCGGCCCTGCCGGCACTGAGATCACAAGTGTCATTGAAAGGAATGCAAACCAATTAATGGCAAACAACAAAACCATACCGGCAATTTTGCCCGGAGATGTAGAGAAGATAGATACCATAAAACTTTATAAAGATTTTCTTCTGCGCCGGGGTACATTGGATATTGAGAAAATCAGGCGATTTATTCAAAACGAAGATTGTTTTATTTGCATAGATCATGTTCACGGCGCATCAAGAAAAAGACCTGCTTCAATTCTCGGAGAAAGCAATAAAATATCTTATCTGAGAACTGAAGACGACTATTTGTTTGGCGGCATTTCTCCGGAGCCTTCTGCCAGAAACATACAACCGGCAATGGATATGCTGAAGGGAAGAGGAAACAGATTTAAGCTGGGCGTGGTTATTGACCCGGATGGAGACAGAATACGATTTACTGACGGAAACAGAGATATCACCATAAACCATTTTGGCGCGACGGCGCTCCACTTTTTACATACGTATAAAAATATTTTCGGCGTATTGGTAAAGTCGGTAGCAACCAGTAATTTTGGAAATGCCATTGCTCAAAAACTGAGTATTCCGGTAAAAGAAACGGCCGTAGGGTTTAAGAATTTTAGGCCCTATATGTTACAAAAAGCCAGTGAAAGGGCAATTGTCGCCTACGAAGAGAGCGACGGAATAACCGGATACAACAATACCCTTGAAAAAGACGCCTTGTTTGGCCTTTTGATCGCCATTGAAATGATGGCTGTTACAGGAAAAAACATCAGTGAATATCTTTGCATGCTGGAAGAAGAATTCGGCGCATACTATCCTGAAAGGGCAGGAATTGAGGTCGCGCGTTCTCTGGCAGGGGAACCGCTCGCAAAAAAACTTTCTAAACTACTGGAAAGATTTAAAACAGGTGAAGAATTTTTGATAGGTGAAAAGAAGAAAAAAATAGCTTCTGTTATCACCACAGACGGCATTAAAATAGTACTGGACGATAATTCCTGGTTTTTGATTCGGCCGTCCGGCACGGAACCAAAAGTAAGATTTTATACAGAAACAAGATCTCAGTGTGAAGCGGCGGCAATGATTGACGCCGTAAAATCCATTACAAAAGAGGCGCTTGAATAG